A genome region from Chryseobacterium sp. G0186 includes the following:
- a CDS encoding DUF2490 domain-containing protein, with protein sequence MKRFLGLSLLLSLSFFKAQEHISSFNAVTLTYKFHPKFFIYAEGQLRGNEDYTYPDYYEIKGGIGYNLTKNHKPFIGLGRYVNYKEHSLSREEFRVWLQDVIDFKKGIVKFENRLRVEKSWFYEPQIDKSSQRMRYRYRLNVSVPLNAPTIKKGTVFANVYDEIFLVTPMKPTFARNRVYGGFGYQIDDYFGILTGYLWQREFEAKGNKNLHFIYLALNINIDGTDHHVKTYDFPGAD encoded by the coding sequence ATGAAACGTTTTTTAGGTTTAAGCTTACTTCTTAGTCTGTCTTTCTTCAAAGCACAGGAACATATTTCCAGCTTCAATGCAGTGACTCTAACCTACAAGTTTCATCCTAAATTTTTTATTTATGCAGAAGGGCAGTTACGTGGTAATGAAGATTACACCTATCCGGATTATTATGAGATAAAAGGAGGAATAGGATATAACCTTACCAAAAATCATAAACCATTCATTGGGCTTGGAAGATACGTCAACTATAAAGAGCATAGTCTGAGCAGAGAAGAGTTCAGGGTATGGCTTCAGGATGTCATTGATTTTAAAAAAGGCATTGTGAAGTTTGAAAACCGTCTCCGTGTAGAGAAAAGCTGGTTCTATGAACCTCAGATAGACAAAAGCTCCCAGAGAATGCGTTACCGTTACCGTTTGAATGTAAGTGTTCCTCTTAATGCTCCCACGATCAAAAAAGGGACTGTATTTGCCAATGTCTATGATGAAATCTTCCTGGTAACCCCGATGAAGCCTACTTTTGCCAGAAACAGGGTGTATGGCGGTTTCGGCTATCAGATCGATGATTACTTTGGAATTTTGACAGGTTATCTATGGCAACGAGAATTTGAAGCCAAGGGAAACAAGAACCTGCATTTTATCTATCTTGCCCTGAACATCAATATTGACGGTACAGATCATCATGTGAAAACGTATGATTTCCCTGGTGCGGATTAA
- a CDS encoding TonB-dependent receptor plug domain-containing protein produces the protein MIKKIGSAFFLGSLLWVNAQERSTDIESIEFQGKFISTPYKSANQNITVITKEDIANSPSKSIDEILQQVPGMDIRRRGANGVQSDIGFRGSSFEQVLLLLNGIRMNDSQTGHNSMNIPVDLEDVEKIEIIKGPAARRFGQNAYAGVINVITKTALGKRVKISAEGGDNGSYGLGFNAQMGNEKFSNTLQANSSASQGYMYNTDYEIRNVFYQGKLDIKNGDLRLQAGFSEKKFGANGFYASKNARDQYEEMQASIVSVAHQQTFGKLKLNSNVYWRRGQDMYLYTRQNPNGYRNMHIGNNVGGEVNSSYQWGLGTTGVGVELRKEFLVSSNLGNPNRFVSQVFFEHHFSLLDKKLNISPGISWANYSKEGNFFYPGLDVGYNFNPNSKIYGNIAKVHRIPTFTELYYVSPTEIGNPNLRPENALSSEVGYQYQNKQILAKVSGFLRNSENSIDWVKKEANDKAWLAENVGDIRIKGIEAELSHRITDWLKYTVGYTYIDSSYKEPSELVSRYILDNLKHQFIAKLETKFLKSFTNELAYRYNERMNLGTYQLLDEKLSFSKKDYSVYVLINNLTNTKYTEAFGVEMPQRWFHIGFSYIINIK, from the coding sequence ATGATCAAAAAGATAGGAAGTGCTTTTTTTCTGGGATCTTTACTTTGGGTAAACGCACAGGAGAGGTCAACGGATATAGAAAGCATTGAATTTCAGGGGAAATTTATTTCTACACCTTATAAAAGTGCCAATCAGAATATTACAGTCATTACAAAGGAAGATATTGCGAATTCTCCCTCTAAAAGTATTGATGAAATCCTTCAGCAGGTACCCGGTATGGATATCCGAAGAAGAGGTGCCAATGGTGTTCAGAGTGATATAGGCTTTCGTGGAAGTTCTTTTGAACAGGTATTGTTGTTGTTGAATGGCATCAGAATGAATGATTCCCAAACGGGGCACAATTCCATGAATATTCCCGTGGATTTGGAGGATGTAGAAAAGATTGAGATCATAAAAGGTCCTGCTGCCAGACGTTTTGGGCAGAATGCTTATGCAGGTGTAATTAATGTTATTACGAAGACAGCATTGGGAAAACGAGTGAAGATCAGTGCTGAGGGAGGTGATAATGGTTCTTATGGTCTGGGGTTCAATGCGCAGATGGGAAATGAGAAATTTTCAAATACTCTTCAGGCGAATTCTTCTGCTTCACAAGGATATATGTACAATACTGATTATGAAATCAGAAATGTATTTTATCAAGGAAAACTGGATATCAAAAATGGAGATCTGAGACTTCAGGCCGGTTTTTCAGAGAAAAAATTTGGGGCAAATGGTTTCTATGCATCTAAAAATGCAAGAGATCAATACGAAGAAATGCAGGCTTCCATTGTGAGTGTTGCCCATCAGCAGACTTTCGGAAAATTAAAGCTTAATTCCAATGTTTACTGGAGAAGAGGACAGGATATGTACCTTTATACAAGACAGAATCCTAATGGCTACAGAAATATGCACATTGGAAATAATGTGGGTGGAGAAGTGAATTCCAGCTATCAATGGGGATTGGGGACAACCGGTGTAGGGGTAGAACTGAGAAAGGAATTTTTGGTAAGCAGCAATTTGGGTAATCCAAACCGTTTTGTATCCCAGGTTTTCTTTGAACATCACTTTTCATTGTTAGATAAAAAACTGAATATCAGCCCGGGAATTTCATGGGCAAATTATTCTAAGGAAGGAAACTTTTTCTATCCCGGATTAGATGTAGGATATAACTTCAATCCTAACAGTAAAATCTACGGAAACATAGCAAAAGTACACCGTATTCCCACTTTTACAGAACTTTATTATGTAAGTCCAACGGAGATCGGTAACCCCAATTTACGACCTGAAAATGCCCTTTCATCGGAAGTGGGATATCAATATCAAAACAAACAGATTTTAGCAAAAGTTAGCGGGTTTTTAAGGAATTCAGAAAACTCTATTGATTGGGTTAAAAAGGAAGCAAATGATAAAGCCTGGTTAGCCGAAAACGTAGGAGATATCAGGATTAAAGGAATAGAGGCAGAGCTGAGTCACAGGATAACGGACTGGTTGAAATATACGGTAGGATACACCTATATTGACAGTAGTTACAAAGAGCCAAGTGAGTTGGTTTCAAGATATATTTTAGATAATCTGAAACATCAGTTTATTGCAAAATTGGAGACGAAATTTCTTAAGAGCTTCACCAATGAGCTTGCTTACAGATACAATGAAAGAATGAACCTGGGGACTTATCAGCTTCTTGATGAGAAGTTAAGTTTCAGTAAAAAGGATTATTCAGTATATGTTTTAATTAATAATCTTACCAATACAAAATATACGGAAGCATTTGGTGTAGAAATGCCGCAAAGGTGGTTCCACATAGGGTTTTCCTATATAATTAACATTAAGTAG
- a CDS encoding phosphohydrolase produces the protein MTKEELLNRAIKIADKAHKGQTDKYHAPYIAHVMRVMEYGKTMDEKIVGVLHDVVEDHPLEFSLDYLRTEGFPEYIIFAVSCLTKFDPEEDYDEFIKRTERSPLAVAVKLNDLRDNMDLRRVNRELTPKDIKRFNKYLKAYHYLIEKY, from the coding sequence ATGACAAAAGAAGAATTACTGAATAGAGCGATAAAAATTGCCGATAAGGCTCATAAAGGACAGACTGATAAATACCATGCTCCTTATATTGCACACGTTATGCGGGTGATGGAATATGGCAAAACAATGGATGAAAAGATTGTAGGTGTACTGCACGATGTGGTGGAAGACCATCCACTGGAATTCAGCCTTGATTATTTACGAACGGAAGGCTTTCCGGAATATATTATTTTTGCTGTCAGCTGCCTTACCAAATTTGATCCGGAGGAAGATTATGATGAATTTATCAAAAGAACTGAAAGATCTCCCCTGGCTGTTGCGGTGAAACTTAATGACCTACGCGATAATATGGACCTTAGAAGAGTAAACCGTGAGCTTACTCCTAAGGACATTAAAAGGTTTAATAAATATCTTAAAGCCTATCATTACTTGATAGAGAAATATTAA
- a CDS encoding thiolase family protein, which translates to MKTAYIVKGFRTAVGKAPKGSLRFTRPDVMAATVIEKLMAELPQLDKNRIDDLIVGNAMPEAEQGLNVARLISLMGLNTDKVPGVTVNRYCASGSEAIAIASAKIQAGMADCIIAGGTESMSYIPMGGYKPVPETDIAKTNPDYYWGMGYTAEEVAKQYNITREEQDQFAFESHMKALKANQEGKFTNQIVPIPVEYNFLDENQKMQTKKFDFSIDEGPRKDTSFEGLSKLRPVFANGGSVTAGNSSQMSDGAAFVMVMSEEMVKELGLEPEARLVAYAAAGLEPRIMGMGPIYAIPKALKQAGLELKDIDLIELNEAFASQSVAIKKELGLNPDILNVNGGAIALGHPLGCTGTKLTVQLLDEMRRRGNKYGMVSMCVGTGQGAASIFELL; encoded by the coding sequence ATGAAAACAGCATATATAGTAAAAGGGTTCAGAACTGCCGTAGGAAAAGCTCCAAAAGGAAGTTTACGATTCACTAGACCCGATGTAATGGCGGCTACCGTTATTGAAAAATTAATGGCCGAGCTTCCTCAATTAGATAAAAACAGAATAGATGACCTTATTGTAGGAAATGCAATGCCGGAGGCTGAGCAAGGACTGAATGTGGCTCGTCTGATTTCCCTGATGGGATTAAATACAGATAAAGTTCCGGGAGTTACCGTAAACAGATACTGTGCTTCAGGAAGTGAGGCTATTGCCATTGCTTCTGCAAAAATTCAGGCTGGTATGGCAGATTGTATCATCGCTGGAGGTACAGAGTCTATGTCTTACATTCCTATGGGAGGTTACAAGCCAGTTCCGGAAACAGATATTGCAAAGACAAACCCTGATTATTATTGGGGAATGGGTTACACCGCAGAAGAGGTAGCAAAACAATATAACATTACCAGAGAAGAACAGGATCAGTTTGCTTTTGAATCTCACATGAAAGCCTTAAAAGCTAATCAGGAGGGAAAATTTACCAACCAAATTGTTCCAATCCCTGTAGAATATAATTTCCTGGATGAAAACCAGAAGATGCAGACTAAAAAGTTTGACTTCTCTATAGATGAAGGGCCAAGAAAAGATACTTCTTTCGAAGGATTATCAAAACTAAGACCTGTATTTGCCAATGGAGGAAGCGTAACTGCCGGAAACTCTTCTCAAATGAGTGACGGAGCAGCTTTCGTAATGGTAATGAGCGAGGAAATGGTAAAAGAACTGGGACTTGAGCCTGAAGCCAGATTAGTAGCTTATGCAGCAGCCGGACTTGAACCAAGAATCATGGGAATGGGACCAATTTATGCTATTCCTAAAGCTTTAAAACAGGCAGGACTTGAATTAAAAGACATTGATTTGATCGAGCTTAACGAAGCTTTTGCTTCTCAATCTGTTGCAATTAAAAAAGAACTAGGTCTAAACCCTGATATCTTAAATGTAAACGGAGGCGCCATTGCTCTTGGTCACCCACTTGGATGTACAGGAACTAAACTAACGGTTCAGCTTCTTGATGAGATGAGAAGACGTGGCAACAAGTACGGAATGGTTTCTATGTGTGTGGGAACCGGACAGGGAGCTGCTTCAATTTTTGAACTTTTATAA
- a CDS encoding YegP family protein: MGKFIISKRTNGDYQFNLKAGNGQVILTSQGYSTKPSCENGINSVKTNSQEDSRFERNTAKDGRCYFNLKAGNGQIIGTSQMYESDNGMENGIDSVKNNAPHASVEDEAN, from the coding sequence ATGGGAAAATTTATCATTTCAAAAAGAACCAATGGTGACTATCAATTCAACCTTAAAGCAGGAAATGGTCAGGTAATCTTAACAAGCCAGGGATACAGTACAAAACCCTCCTGCGAAAACGGAATCAATTCTGTAAAAACGAATTCACAGGAAGATTCTAGGTTTGAAAGAAATACGGCTAAAGATGGCAGGTGTTATTTTAATCTTAAAGCCGGAAATGGTCAGATTATAGGAACCAGCCAGATGTATGAATCTGATAATGGCATGGAAAACGGAATAGATTCTGTAAAAAACAATGCTCCACATGCTTCTGTAGAGGATGAAGCAAATTGA
- a CDS encoding sodium:solute symporter family transporter: MNVGITNVISKALHVDSLYVLLVITVFVFGYMMFGGANSLMYTNNMQVVFKLVVALIMLGSGLYVFKEGVVLFLSKLNAIDPNLTTWTNKESPLFRDFFEMVVCQIVVGAVVCQPHIITKTLMLKSPAYVNKFLFSAIIFMSLFFWW, from the coding sequence ATGAATGTTGGAATTACCAACGTAATATCAAAAGCTTTGCATGTGGATTCGTTGTATGTTCTTTTGGTCATTACGGTTTTTGTTTTTGGTTATATGATGTTCGGCGGAGCCAACTCTCTTATGTATACCAATAACATGCAGGTGGTATTTAAGCTTGTAGTTGCACTAATTATGTTGGGGTCGGGGTTGTATGTTTTTAAGGAGGGTGTAGTTCTGTTTCTTTCAAAACTGAATGCTATTGATCCTAATCTTACCACCTGGACTAATAAAGAAAGTCCGCTTTTTAGGGATTTTTTTGAAATGGTAGTTTGTCAGATTGTTGTAGGAGCTGTTGTTTGCCAACCCCATATCATTACCAAAACATTGATGCTGAAAAGTCCAGCCTATGTAAATAAATTCCTGTTCAGTGCAATTATTTTTATGAGCCTTTTTTTCTGGTGGTAG
- a CDS encoding acyl-CoA dehydrogenase family protein, translated as MATLKGGEFLIKQIPANEIFSIEELNEEQKMLRDSAKEFIDREVVPQRERFEKKDYAFTEETMRKLGEMGMLGIAVPEEYGGLGMGFVTTMLACDYLSGTTGSLATAYGAHTGIGTLPIVLYGTEEQKKKYLPDLATGTKFGAYCLTEPDAGSDANSGKTRAKLSEDGKHYIINGQKMWISNAGFADTFTLFAKIDDDKNITGFVINRSELENPESLTFGEEEHKLGIRASSTRQVFFNDMKIPVENLLGERNNGFKIALNALNVGRIKLAAACLDAQRRILNHSIQYSNERKQFNVSIATFGAIRKKIAEMATGVFVSEAGSYRAAKNVQDKIDELVAGGMDHQAAELKGVEEFAVECSILKVFVSDLAQHTADEGIQVYGGMGFSEDTPMEAAWRDSRISRIYEGTNEINRLLAVGMLIKRAMKGELDLLSPAMAISKELMGIPSFEVPDYSEFMSEEKAIIANLKKVFLMVSGAALQKYMMDIEKQQHLLLNASEILNQIYMAESAVLRAEKHFSPDSVEAAMAQLNLYKAVEKITVAAKEGIISFAEGDEQRMMLSGLRRFTKYTNNPNVVALTEKVAAHYIEKGTY; from the coding sequence ATGGCTACATTAAAAGGTGGGGAATTCTTAATTAAACAAATTCCTGCAAACGAAATTTTTAGTATTGAAGAACTGAACGAAGAACAAAAAATGCTTCGTGATTCTGCAAAAGAATTTATTGACAGAGAAGTTGTTCCTCAGAGAGAACGTTTTGAGAAGAAAGACTATGCATTTACCGAAGAAACGATGCGTAAACTTGGAGAAATGGGAATGCTGGGAATTGCTGTTCCAGAAGAATACGGAGGTCTTGGGATGGGCTTTGTAACAACAATGCTTGCCTGTGACTACCTTTCCGGAACTACGGGTTCATTAGCAACAGCTTATGGAGCTCATACCGGAATCGGTACCCTTCCAATCGTTCTTTACGGAACTGAAGAACAAAAGAAAAAATATCTTCCAGACCTGGCAACGGGAACAAAATTCGGAGCTTATTGCTTAACTGAGCCTGACGCAGGTTCTGATGCTAACTCCGGAAAAACAAGAGCAAAACTTTCCGAAGATGGAAAGCACTATATCATTAATGGTCAGAAAATGTGGATCTCCAATGCAGGATTTGCAGATACATTCACATTATTTGCTAAAATTGATGATGATAAAAACATTACAGGTTTTGTGATCAACCGTTCTGAGCTTGAAAATCCTGAAAGTTTAACTTTCGGTGAAGAAGAACATAAACTAGGAATCCGTGCTTCCTCTACTCGTCAGGTTTTCTTCAATGATATGAAGATTCCTGTAGAGAACCTTTTAGGAGAAAGAAACAATGGTTTCAAGATCGCTCTTAATGCATTGAACGTAGGTCGTATTAAATTGGCTGCTGCTTGTTTGGATGCTCAAAGAAGAATCCTAAACCACTCTATTCAATATTCTAACGAGAGAAAGCAGTTTAATGTTTCCATCGCTACTTTCGGAGCGATCAGAAAGAAAATTGCTGAAATGGCAACAGGAGTTTTCGTAAGTGAAGCTGGATCTTACAGGGCGGCTAAGAATGTTCAGGATAAAATTGACGAATTGGTAGCAGGTGGAATGGATCACCAGGCTGCTGAGCTGAAAGGAGTTGAAGAATTCGCAGTAGAATGTTCAATCCTTAAAGTATTCGTTTCAGATCTTGCACAACATACTGCTGATGAAGGAATCCAGGTGTACGGAGGTATGGGATTCTCTGAAGATACTCCAATGGAAGCAGCATGGAGAGATTCAAGAATTTCAAGAATCTATGAAGGAACCAATGAAATCAACAGGTTATTGGCTGTAGGAATGCTTATTAAGAGAGCAATGAAAGGTGAATTAGATCTTTTATCTCCTGCAATGGCAATCAGCAAAGAATTGATGGGTATTCCGTCATTTGAGGTTCCTGATTATTCGGAATTCATGAGCGAGGAGAAAGCAATTATTGCAAACCTTAAGAAAGTATTTCTAATGGTTTCAGGGGCTGCTCTTCAAAAGTATATGATGGATATTGAAAAACAACAACACTTATTATTGAACGCTTCTGAGATCCTTAACCAGATCTATATGGCAGAATCTGCAGTATTAAGAGCTGAAAAACACTTCTCTCCAGACTCTGTGGAAGCTGCTATGGCTCAACTGAACCTTTATAAGGCTGTTGAGAAAATCACTGTTGCAGCTAAAGAAGGAATTATTTCTTTCGCTGAAGGGGATGAGCAGAGAATGATGCTTTCAGGATTAAGAAGATTCACAAAGTATACCAACAATCCAAATGTAGTGGCATTAACTGAAAAGGTAGCTGCTCATTATATTGAAAAAGGAACTTATTAG
- the uvrA gene encoding excinuclease ABC subunit UvrA: MADITEIDIKKQIYVKNAHLNNLKHIDVLIPKNKLIVITGVSGSGKSSLAFDTIYAEGQRRYVESLSSYARQFLGKLEKPKIDDIKGLAPSIAIQQKVISSNPRSTVGTSTEIYDYMKLLFARIGKTFSPVSGEEVKRDSVSDVVDFIKASKKDTSFLLTAPLAYNADNFKETLNILKLAGFTRLEISGNLAGIEDLESFGFVPEKGMAINLVIDRFSYEEDESFLQRLADSIQMAFYEGRGYCSLKNTGTEKVKEFSNKFELDGIEFLEPNVHFFSFNNPYGACPACEGYGKVIGIDEDLVVPNKTLSIYEDAVVSWRGETMSEWKKDFIKKAGDFPIHKPYHQLTKEQKNFLWKGDGKSNFPCINNFFKMLEENLYKIQYRVMLSRYRGKTLCPTCEGLRLREETSWVKVDGYNIQSMIELPLDELAPLITSLQLSDHDKEVAKRLLYEITTRLEFLLKVGLGYLTLNRTSNTLSGGESQRINLATSLGSSLVGSIYILDEPSIGLHSKDTENLIEVLKNLRDLGNTVIVVEHDEDVMHAADYIIDIGPEAGYLGGELVFAGGYKDLKKANTLTSEYLTGKLKIEVPKKRRKGKEWIHIKGARQNNLKNIDVDVPLESLVVISGVSGSGKSTLMKEILTNDIQIQLGMGGKKGDYDSVEFPKKLIKNIELIDQNPIGKSSRSNPVTYLKAYDDIRDLFAKQKISKMMGYKPKHFSFNVDGGRCDECKGEGVINVSMQFMADIELECEVCKGTRFKSEILEVKFDEKSISDILHMTVDEALEFFKDNNEEKIVTKLRPLQEVGLGYLQLGQSSSTLSGGEAQRVKLASFLVKGVTTDKTLFIFDEPSTGLHFHDIQKLLKSLQALIDLGHSVIVIEHQPDIIKCADYIIDIGPEAGKHGGEVVFTGTPEDLIKNKKSHTAKYIKEKLEN, from the coding sequence ATGGCTGATATAACAGAAATAGACATAAAGAAACAGATCTACGTTAAGAATGCACACCTTAACAATCTGAAGCATATAGATGTCCTGATCCCGAAAAATAAACTGATCGTTATTACCGGAGTTTCAGGAAGCGGTAAATCTTCACTGGCTTTTGATACTATTTATGCAGAAGGGCAGAGAAGGTATGTTGAAAGCTTAAGTTCCTACGCACGTCAGTTTTTAGGAAAACTGGAAAAACCGAAAATTGATGACATTAAAGGGCTGGCACCCTCTATCGCTATTCAGCAAAAGGTTATTTCTTCCAATCCCCGTTCTACAGTAGGAACATCTACTGAGATCTACGACTATATGAAGCTTTTATTTGCCAGAATCGGGAAAACTTTTTCTCCTGTTTCCGGTGAGGAAGTGAAAAGAGATTCAGTTTCTGATGTAGTGGATTTCATCAAGGCTTCCAAAAAAGATACTTCTTTTTTATTGACCGCACCTTTAGCATATAATGCGGATAACTTCAAGGAAACACTGAATATTTTAAAACTGGCAGGTTTTACAAGACTTGAGATCAGTGGGAACCTGGCAGGAATTGAAGATCTGGAAAGCTTTGGATTTGTTCCGGAAAAAGGAATGGCCATTAATCTTGTTATAGACCGTTTTTCCTATGAAGAGGATGAAAGTTTTTTACAGCGATTGGCAGACTCTATTCAAATGGCATTTTATGAAGGTCGTGGCTACTGTTCTTTAAAAAATACAGGGACTGAAAAGGTAAAAGAATTTTCCAATAAGTTTGAACTGGACGGAATAGAATTCCTTGAGCCTAATGTTCATTTTTTCAGTTTCAATAATCCGTACGGAGCATGTCCGGCTTGTGAGGGATACGGAAAAGTGATTGGAATTGATGAAGACCTCGTGGTTCCTAATAAAACGTTATCCATTTACGAAGATGCTGTGGTATCCTGGAGAGGTGAAACGATGAGCGAATGGAAAAAAGACTTTATTAAAAAAGCAGGTGACTTCCCTATTCATAAACCTTATCATCAATTAACAAAGGAACAGAAGAATTTCCTTTGGAAAGGTGACGGAAAAAGTAATTTCCCATGCATCAATAATTTCTTCAAAATGCTTGAAGAAAATCTTTATAAAATCCAATATCGAGTGATGCTTTCACGTTACAGAGGAAAAACCCTTTGTCCTACTTGTGAAGGCCTGAGGCTTCGTGAGGAAACCAGCTGGGTGAAAGTAGACGGATATAATATTCAATCGATGATTGAGCTTCCGTTGGATGAACTGGCACCGCTCATTACCAGCTTACAGCTTTCTGATCACGATAAAGAAGTTGCCAAGCGACTTTTGTATGAAATCACAACCCGATTGGAGTTTTTATTAAAAGTTGGATTAGGATATTTAACTTTAAACAGAACTTCTAATACCCTTTCAGGAGGAGAAAGCCAAAGAATTAACCTGGCAACAAGCTTAGGAAGTTCACTGGTAGGTTCCATCTACATTCTGGATGAGCCATCCATTGGACTGCATTCCAAGGATACGGAAAACCTCATCGAAGTACTGAAGAATCTTCGTGACTTAGGAAATACAGTAATCGTAGTAGAACATGACGAAGATGTGATGCATGCTGCGGATTATATTATAGACATTGGTCCAGAAGCAGGATATCTTGGTGGTGAACTGGTATTTGCCGGAGGTTATAAGGACTTGAAGAAAGCCAATACCCTTACCTCAGAATATCTTACAGGAAAGCTGAAAATAGAGGTTCCAAAGAAGCGAAGAAAAGGTAAGGAATGGATTCATATTAAGGGAGCTCGCCAGAACAACCTTAAAAATATAGATGTAGATGTTCCTTTGGAAAGCCTGGTGGTAATTTCCGGAGTTTCAGGAAGTGGAAAATCTACGCTGATGAAAGAAATTCTTACGAATGACATTCAGATTCAGTTGGGAATGGGTGGTAAAAAGGGAGATTATGATTCTGTAGAATTCCCGAAAAAGCTGATCAAGAATATTGAACTGATCGACCAAAATCCTATTGGAAAATCCTCCCGTTCAAATCCGGTAACCTATCTGAAAGCATATGATGATATCCGTGATCTTTTTGCCAAGCAGAAGATCTCAAAAATGATGGGCTATAAACCCAAGCATTTCTCATTCAATGTAGATGGTGGAAGATGTGATGAATGTAAGGGCGAAGGGGTAATTAATGTTTCCATGCAGTTCATGGCAGACATCGAACTGGAATGTGAAGTTTGTAAGGGAACACGATTCAAGAGTGAAATACTGGAGGTGAAATTTGATGAAAAAAGCATCTCTGATATTCTTCATATGACCGTGGATGAAGCCCTGGAATTCTTTAAGGATAATAATGAAGAGAAGATTGTTACCAAACTAAGGCCTTTACAGGAAGTTGGTCTGGGTTATCTTCAACTGGGGCAAAGCTCTTCTACCCTTTCCGGAGGTGAGGCACAGCGTGTAAAACTGGCTTCATTCCTTGTAAAGGGAGTCACCACAGACAAGACATTGTTTATTTTTGATGAACCTTCCACAGGACTCCATTTCCATGATATTCAAAAGCTCTTGAAATCGTTGCAGGCATTGATTGATCTTGGACATTCGGTAATTGTTATTGAACATCAGCCGGATATTATCAAATGCGCAGACTATATCATTGATATTGGTCCCGAAGCAGGAAAGCATGGCGGCGAAGTAGTCTTTACCGGAACCCCTGAGGACCTGATAAAAAATAAAAAGTCGCATACAGCAAAATACATCAAGGAAAAACTTGAGAACTAA
- a CDS encoding 3-oxoacid CoA-transferase subunit B: MYFFTQRIEIPPLVNNYVAENISIEFQSENGVLGMGPFPLEGEEDADIINAGKQTITILPGGSFFDSAFSFGMIRGQKVDLTILGAMEVSENGDIANWKIPDKLVKGMGGAMDLVASAENIIVAMMHINKSGESKILKKCTLPLTGVSCVKRVVTELAVLDVTPLGFKLVERVPGVSVEDIIKATEADLIVEGEIPEMIME, encoded by the coding sequence ATTTATTTCTTTACGCAACGTATTGAAATTCCCCCACTGGTAAACAACTATGTTGCTGAAAATATTTCCATAGAATTTCAGAGCGAAAATGGTGTTTTGGGAATGGGACCTTTTCCTTTAGAGGGTGAAGAAGATGCCGATATCATCAATGCCGGAAAGCAAACTATAACTATTTTACCCGGCGGTTCATTCTTTGATTCAGCATTCAGTTTCGGAATGATACGCGGGCAGAAAGTAGATCTTACCATTCTGGGAGCAATGGAAGTTTCAGAAAACGGAGATATTGCTAATTGGAAAATTCCAGATAAACTGGTAAAAGGAATGGGTGGAGCAATGGATCTTGTAGCCTCTGCAGAAAATATTATTGTGGCGATGATGCACATAAACAAGTCGGGTGAGAGCAAAATCCTTAAAAAATGTACCCTTCCTTTAACCGGCGTCAGTTGTGTAAAAAGAGTTGTTACTGAATTAGCCGTTCTGGACGTTACCCCGCTAGGATTTAAACTTGTGGAAAGAGTACCAGGGGTTTCCGTAGAAGATATTATCAAAGCTACCGAAGCAGATCTTATCGTAGAAGGTGAAATTCCTGAAATGATAATGGAATGA
- a CDS encoding sodium:solute symporter family transporter, whose product MVGLSLAASMTSAASFIINPGFIALYGISGFISLGIVLPLAAFISLAVLAKSFANVVVQFNAKTMAEWMGQRFNNRIYGFFSHFWDCCLFVLSF is encoded by the coding sequence ATGGTGGGGCTTTCTCTGGCTGCTTCCATGACCAGTGCAGCATCGTTCATTATTAACCCCGGATTTATCGCTTTATATGGGATTTCAGGGTTTATTTCCTTAGGAATTGTTCTTCCTTTGGCTGCATTTATTTCCTTAGCTGTTCTGGCAAAAAGTTTTGCTAATGTAGTAGTTCAGTTTAATGCAAAAACAATGGCAGAATGGATGGGACAACGCTTCAATAATAGAATATATGGTTTTTTTTCGCATTTCTGGGATTGTTGCTTATTTGTTTTATCGTTTTAA